tatgagcacatgaaacctattctaatgtacgtgaaagaaacgttgaagtttgaagatgttactagcaagctcctatccgaggagaaaagattggaaggtaacggagtctcgtcatcagaagctacggtactgttgtgttcggataggcagaagagaaactctagaaagaatctgacatgctggaagtgcgggaagactggacatgtaagggttaattgtcccggtggagctaatccggcaaatggctccaaagacgctaacattgtctccgttgttacggagagtgacgaattcctctgaagtcacgtcattctcatggtgtgtccgcgccaccgtggaaagggatgttcgttagcggttccacaattacacatgggcattggtttggcgttgatgcaggctgtgtggtggaaactgatgttgtagctgatgggactttcgggaaagccaaacaaggaagttgcaccataaagtttcagctggttgttcaacaacatgtgccgaggtgaaatgcttggaatgtgatattctaagtgctatacacttaatggtggagtatgataattcttgttaagagttatgattgtctgtgatgacaatgattgtcggtttagacaatgttcgatgaagatgcaagttttgtctcttgggagataatgtcaacggcatgaagatgaggatcttgaagttgtcgtcgaggaaacgTCTACAttggttatccttgcaatgtggaagcatggttatcttcttctatccaaaaggtggagatttgttggtttattttggctagtagaagatatttttatcccacattggtgggaggaagatgtgaggggtgagtgacttggttatataagaggtgCTAAGTCTTCATTctaaatcgcaccaatcaatacactttaagtatttgattatttctttctttcttacccttgtttgagagttgtattagttaaatattttggagagtgtagttggcttaagagagtcgtctatatcattgtaacaatttgtgatatagtgtatttctctctttgggggccggtggtttttctcctgttttggagtttccacgttaaatcttgtgttgtgtattgttcttatttctttactattattgttgggctgggtggtgggaattagtgaggccgtaatttcccaacaggtGCAATAGATTATcttgtgacatttttttttttttttttttttttttgaaaagcagaatAATATTGTATTAAAGATCAATTCGCAGTCTGTACAAAACATGGGTAACCCTTCCACACAACAGTCTACTGCCTACTCGACTATTGATACATACATACTAAAATACAAAGGTTGTAGTTTAGCAAAAACCCCACAAATGACTTAATCACACAGCAAACTTTTTGGATCGTGTAGCCAAGTATGCCACTCAATTTTCTTCGTCTTGCAACTTTGACTTGAATCTCGTTTAAAGCGACCGGTGGACTCCAAACTTTTTTACTAAACACTTTTTGGTTACGGTTTTTCCAAATAAGATAGCCACAAGTCCACTCCACCGCTTGACAAATCTTCGCACCTAAAGCCGACATTTGGAGGGGCGCGTTACCACAAAACAATTCGCCAATGCTAAGGTTTGTAGTAGCATTGCCAAATCTTGTGACATTTTTCTACTCTTTTTCTAGCAACTCATCACGTATTATTGGTACGGTTTAAATATAAAACTTCTCGTGGTTTAGTACGTCTAAAACTACGAAATTTGTTCTATAATGTTTCTTATTTTCTTTTCATGATACGGAGTACTAATTTTACTTTCTTAGGGTGAATACGTTTCTAGTTTATGGTACTTCTTTTATACGAGTGAATTTGAGGAAACCTCTTTTGGTGCATTTTTAATGACCCGTAAAAATTGAGATTTACGTCCCAACACGAATTTTGTTAGGTGATCGCGATCGTGTTTTGATATTTAAATGTGATTTGATAAATATGATGTCACGGGCaaataatcaatcaaaatcaaaaggGAAAATGGCCCGAAAGGAATTCAACCTTTTTCGTGATGTTTTGGATTTAATTGCTTCacaaaaaatgaaattcggagcatTAGGAATCTGTTCCAAGTCTCAATTTGAAAAAATTCGcgattttttaaaaaataaattgtctgatattacctcaattttaaaaaatttgaacacGCAGTCCTTTTTGCGAGCAAAAATTAAAATTGAGTCCTTTTTGAGTTTACTgaaattgggggttaccttgattgtcaaatttgacaacataGGTTACCCTTTCGGCCATTTGACCAAATCAAAATCGTAATGAAGAATCACTTTTCTATTAGTTCGCAACAAAATATCTTCTTTTTGGTGTCGGTAATCGACAAAGTTTTGGAGGAAGAGATGCTATTGCAAATAGTAAATCAATAACCTTATGTCCTTGTCTACCTTATAACTACCATAAGCATACATCTTTTAAATAAGAATTGTCAAAACAATATTTTGTGGACGGTTCATAAACATTTGTACCTGCTTCTCATGTGACTTGCGACCAATAAAATATTTTTTCTGAAAATAACATACTGATATTACCTTTTAGGTAGAAGATCCAATCCAACAGTACATGATAACTTAAATGATATTTGTCAACGTAAATAACATTGAGGTGGGTTGAAACAAAAAAGCTATACAACGAACATTATTGATCGAGACCGTTTGGTCCATTTCACTTCGATCCTTATTTTGTGTACCTCGTCTAATGATGGAAGTCACACAATTAAGACGACAAATGCAGAAGAAAGTGACAATATGAATGGACCATCAAGTTGTCTTAGCCTTTGGAGGCTTCTTCCTTAATTGCTTCCTTGGTGATGACTTCTTCATTTCGACGAAAAAAAGAAGTGCACCAAACAATGCAGCATTCTGCCCATATACACATAGCACCGTTAACTTACAAAAGttctaatatttttaaaaaatttaaaaaggtCATCTGAAAAAAAAAGTAATCTAATTTTACATAGTCCAAAATTAAAGAACCTGTAAGAACTCTGCTAGAAGTATTTGACACTTTCGCTCATGGAGTCGGTAGTTGTAGAAATCATATAAGATTGGGGTCGTGAATAGCAAGTAATACATCTACAACAATGGAGAACAATCAATCATAGCAGGATGAAGTCAAATTCTTAAACCAATTAATTTAAAATAAACTGTAAATAAATGATAAGTAGAGACAATAACCCTCATAATGAGACCTAATTGAATGGACCTATAAGGGACTCATATGCAAATAATGGAAGTATACAAACCAGCAAATAGGCACCAGTAGAGCTGCAGAAAACAAACAATATCCCACCAACACCTTTAATGGCCATCGAGGCCACAACAATATGCTTAACCTGCACATGTACGATATCAAATAAACTCGATATACTAGAGCACAAAAACAAATAGTTCTGTAAATAAAGTGACCATAGTGCTCCAAGACTGGCCAGTTGCATAAAAGGTAAGGTCTTACATCAATTTTTGGTAATCCGTTGCCAAACGTTGAGGTTAGAAATCTGTAAATGGAAGATACTTTCGGGGCTATTTTCTTTGCAGCAGGACCACCATTGTCACCAAAATCATGGAACCTGttcaatcaattgaaaactagttgtATTAATCAATGTATTTAAACGAGTATTTGGAATATAAAGATACCTCTAGAACTTCATAATAGaatgaaatcattatttataagTATGTGTTTGTTACTAAACATCTAATCCAATTAATCCAAACTAATTGAGATACACCAAGACAACAAGATTGCTAAAATGGCAACCCGTGTGTACCAAAAACTCAACCCTTAAATGTGAACCCATATACACTATTTTGTATACAAACAATCTCATCAAACTACTATCCGTAAGCCATGCTAAATGCATTATATAATCAGTAAATGAAGATACGATCGTGAGTCAAAACTCAAAACCAATTCATGCACATCCAAATGTTGATTCTCCGACATCACCAACCATTGCCATCAAATGAGATGCAACTCAAGTTCACCCTATGACCCAGTAAGATAGTTCAACCATCTCAAGATAGCATAGTTTTGTCGTCCCGATATCCCAACAAGTGGTCCGAGGTTCAAACTTCATTAGTAACATATCTTGTAGTGACCACGTATATAGGTTGGAAATGATCACATACTAGACAACCGATTAGGTCGTGTACATCTAAATAAAAACTACTCCCCTTAGCTGGGTATCATGAACAGGGATAACCTCATATGTTTAACCGTTTATATCTAGATAAATGAGGTTTCTCTAAAGCTCGACTAGCTAGGATTGAGCCTAGGATACGCATGCAAATTCACCATCTTCAAAAGCAACTGGGTTACACCTTTTTGGCAGTTGCGATGGAATTGAATCAATAAAATGCAAATTTGGAAGTTCAAAAAACACGCTTGTACGTTTATCATAGTATATGATAAGTGGTTAATTGGGAAGATAAATACGTACATCTATAAGCATTTCTAAGTCTAGTTGTTAGTGGCAATTTTAA
The window above is part of the Rutidosis leptorrhynchoides isolate AG116_Rl617_1_P2 chromosome 1, CSIRO_AGI_Rlap_v1, whole genome shotgun sequence genome. Proteins encoded here:
- the LOC139859160 gene encoding uncharacterized protein, whose product is MGFVSFLGRVLFASLFILSAWQTFHDFGDNGGPAAKKIAPKVSSIYRFLTSTFGNGLPKIDVKHIVVASMAIKGVGGILFVFCSSTGAYLLMYYLLFTTPILYDFYNYRLHERKCQILLAEFLQNAALFGALLFFVEMKKSSPRKQLRKKPPKAKTT